A window of Sorex araneus isolate mSorAra2 chromosome 3, mSorAra2.pri, whole genome shotgun sequence genomic DNA:
TCTGAGCCAGACCCCAGCGACAGCCGAGCTGATCAGTGGAGGAGGGGGGCTCTTCCTGAGTGTCTGTGGCCCCCCCATGATGCAGCCGGCGGAATCTCATGGGGGAGAGGTCTCTGGGCCCACTTAGTGGGATGTGCTTTgccttgcagagccaggagcgttACCATGAGGATATCTTTGGTGCTGTGCTTCCCCGCGAGCCGAGGAAGGACGAGGCCGCAAGGCAGCCCAGCCACCCCGGAGCTCCGGTCACCAGCACAAGAAGTTGAAAGTGCGGCCACCGACCTACCCACCTTTCCGGTGCGGCCCCTCTCGAATCTCTGCCGTCTCTGCACCAGGGCGGTGGAGGGAGAGTGTAGCTGAAGTCTCAGATCCTATTTCCCCAAACACTTTACTTGACCTGCTACCAAGTAGCAGCCTGGAATGATGGAGCACCGCATCTCTCTTGAGTCCATCCTGCCCTGGAGAACAGAGACTGGGACCGCCTGGATCCCTCCGAGATAAACTGCAAGGCCAGGTCCCTAAGGAGGAAACGTCTTCTGATCCATCACTTCATGTGGCCATTAGGGGGCGCTGTtgccacccctgcctcccccctacccccgctTTATGTCCCTATATTTATGTTCCtgtatttaaaaacacaaacccAGTCAGCCCAGAAGGACCCCTTGGGCCTTCCCAGTGGAGATATTTatacaaaaatgtatttgaacCACATTGCATGCCTGTGTGGGCTTCATGTTTGGTAGAGAAAGCTGTTATGCAGAGTGGGGGTCGGGGGCTTGTGGGGTGCCAGCGCCTGGACAAGATCTCCACAAAGGAGCGTGCCTTCCAGGCCACTCTGCTTCTCTGGAAAGGCCCAGTTGCAGGGCCGAGGGCAGGGCCCAGTTGCAGGACTGCAGGCACCGGGGTCCCtggcccagagcacagccccGGGAGGGTCAGGATCGGAGCTACATCTCCTGTCTGAGAGAGGCAGGCAGGACTTGCAGGCCAGCGGAGCCTGCATTTGGCCTTGGCTTCATCTGCAAACGGCCCGTCCCAGCAGCAGGTCCTGAGAGGGCTGGCAGGGAGGCGTGCCCCCACCCTGCTGTCAGCCCTGCACAGCAGGGCCCCTGCCCTGGCCAACCCACACCTAGGCCGGTTTCCCACCAGCACCCCTGCTGGGCGCCCCCAGCCAGCCCTCTCAGAACGCGGGCCCAGTCCTCGCCTCTCCAGAAGCTGAGCCCCTTTTCTGGGCTCGCCAAGTCCCAAATGTCCCACCTCATATTCTAGCCCCGAGAGGCCCAAGTCTGGTCTGACACTCCCCAGAAGGGCGtgggggccccttggagcagTGTGGGCatcagaacccccccccccactcaaacAAGCTTGCTCCTCCCAGCCCCACGCTGACCTTAGTCAGGATTCCCCCCAATTCCAGGTTCCAAAATGTTCCCGAGAACATTTAATCAACCGTCCCAGGCCTATGTGGCAATAAacgttttcttttatttgagtgTCCCCGGGAAAGGGGAGCCTCCTTGCTTGAGATCCTGTCTGTGAGGAGATGACATGAGCCCCATTCTGGAGCCCCATCCTGgagacttggggtgggggaaggtcagGGAGAGGTTAAAGGTTAAAGGGGAGGGGCTGTGAAAATAAACCCTCAGCCCCATTGTGGAGAAAACAGTTGTTGGTTTAGGACTGGAGTGGGGTCAGGGGATCAGAAGGTGCAGGTCTGTGGGGGAGGGACCCTCCCTCTCTACCACAGGACTGAACTTGGGCCTTCTGCCCACACAGACCCCTCCGCCACCCTCACTGCACCCCAGTATTCAGTGGCTGAAGCAGGGCCAGGCAAAGAGGTGGCCCCATGGGAACAGCCCCTCTCTTAGGCGGGCTTTGGCGGGCTGGACTGGGGCCggggcaggtgggctggggaggcCAGGGGTCCTGGCTTAGGTGTGCACGTGGTTCAGTTGGACGTCACCCCCGACTTCCAGGTTGTTGATGCCAGGCAGGTTTGTCAGGCGGTGTTTGTACTCAAATAGGTGCTGGCCGTCCACCGCCACCTTGAGACAGTGGGTCTCACACAGGATCCACACCTGCAGAGAGTCGCGGTGTGAGCGCTGCCCGGGCCCCACACCCATGCGCCAGCCAGGCtccgcccgcccccgcctgctCTGCTCCTGTCCCAGAATGGAATGCCCTCCCGCCCCGAGGCCCTCGCCTGCAGGCACCCCTGCTCATTGGTCCCAGGACTTGCCCTACAGGACCAGCCTTCCCACCTCCTgagcccagcccaccccagcccaccccctgatCGTGACCCCGCTGCCATCCTTGCTCTCCTCCGGGCCCCTGAACCACAAGGGGCAGGAATGCTGGCTCGTGCCATCCACGCCCAAGGCACTGGCACAAGAGAGCTTGGTTCCTGCCTGGAACGTAACACCATGAGGGGGCCTTGGGGCAGTCAGGACCACCTGGGAAACATCAGCACCCTGCTGCCATGGCAACCACCTGCAGCACCACCTGCTGAGACTACAAAAGTCACAGTGCCCTCTCACGTTGCCCTTCCATCTCAGTGATACCCAGAGGACGGTACGAGAGACTGAGGCACGGAACAGTGAAGGTGCTTGCTCAAGGACACTCAGTACCTACAAATATGCTGCTCTCTGGCTTGGAACATAACCCTGCACTGTAAGGATCACGGTAGgaccaggaattgagcccagggcctcatgtgtgcaaggcagatgctctgttGCTGAGCTGCCCCTGTGGCTCACAAGACCAAACTCCTTTCCtggacccccagggcccctgagcatggtTTCCAACCCCAGGGGCAGACTTATGTTAAAGTCACACATCCACAGGTGTGCGTACTTCATTGGCCAGgcgtctccttccttccttcctttccattcccagcagtgctcagggcttactcctggctctgtgctcagggatcattcctggtgggctcaggaatcactccataTACGGTGCTgcagatagaatctgggttgactgtgtggaACGAAAGCTCCttatccctccttctctctctctctctctctggcctttttccttcttttttctcctttttttttctttttggctttttgagtcacacctaggggtgctcacactcctgactgcactcaggaattattcctggcagtgcctgagggaccatttgggatcgaaccccggttcaGCCAACCAGGAGTTGGTCGCACAAAAGGCAAACAAAGCCTGCCTGCGGTAGTACCGCTCTGGTCCCCAGGCCTTTCTGTTCTTTGCGATTTAAAGGTGTGGTGAGGGCTGGGCTCACTCTGTTCCAGCTTGCTAGGCAGAGGGGCCCCACCTGCATGCCCCTAACACCTGCTTCCTGGCTGGCAAGACCCACTGAGGTCTGTTCCACAAgctccctgggcccccagggAACCTCCTAGCACAGTGTCCTGGGCCCATGGTTCTGTTTTGCTTCCTGCAAAACACGTGTCCCTGCACATGCTTCTGGATCTTCACCTAAACTGTAAAGGAGATGGACAGGACCCCCTCCAGGCTACCTGCACCGGGGGACTTTCTTCACCCTCGCCCCCACTGCAAGCTAATAAGTCGCCGGAGGGAGCTGAGGCCCCAGGCTGTGCCcacaggaggcccgggttccatccccagcactgtaggtTTCCCTGCACACCCCCAGGAGCaacctatgagcacagagcctggagtaggccTAGAGCACCACCTGGGGCCGCCCAACCCCCCTCCATAAGATGCGTGAAAGAAAGAGACTGATGAGAGCctgtggaatgaatgaatgagtgtgtAAACAAGAGCAGCTCCTGCTCCCTGGATCGCTCACTCCTTCCTGGCccgtgtgtcccccacccccacccctcctgagATGCAGGGAGACTGTGTACAGGCCCCTGCTGGCCCCAGTCCTCAACCTGCAGACTTCGGCCCCCAAGTGTCCCAGGTGCTTCCACCGCCCTCCCAGCCCCGGGAAGCCCCGGGCAGCCCCGGGCCTTACTTGGAAGCTCCGGCCGCGGGCGAAGGGCATGGTGCCGGGCAGACTGCGCTCCTCCATCCCCCAGGAGTTATACATCTGCGTGTTGCGCACCACGGAGTTCTCGTACAGGCGGGGGTTCAGGTGGAAGGCAATGTCGTTCCCCGAGCGCAGGTTGATGTAGAAGCTGCGGGTGGGTGGCTCGTGTGACTTTCCTCTGCCCCGGCtttgctccccagccccccagatccCAGGGGTCCAGCTCCAGATCCCGAGGGGCCGGGCTTACCTGTTGGCATTCGGCGAGACAGTGCCCGAGATGATGATGCTTTTGGATGGGAAGAGTCCCCCCGAGATGGAGGTGAAGTAAGGTAGCGGCTGTCAGGGGAGAGGGGCGTCTCAGGGGCAGCCACGGGGGCAGGGAGCCCCTGAGTCCAAGAAGGAGCTCCGTGGGAGCAAGACGTGTCTCAGAAAACGCCAAGGGAACTGCAGCATGCATGCTCAAATGAACCGTCGGGAAAGGAACTGTACCCCGGCACGGGGCACAGGTGGGAAGGGAAGGCCACAAGGTGCGCTGCAGAAGGGGCAGCTGAGGGCTAAAGGCACCTCTTTAGGCTCTGTATTGCCCTAGGGTGTGATTAGGCCACTgccggtgatgctctgggcttactcctggctctgctctcaggatcactcctggtgatgtaggcaagcaggtagatagggaactcccccctacccctcacaaacacacacacacacacacacacacacacacacacacacacaatggcaaTAGAAttcttgggaaataataaaaataatagtagtcCCAGGGAATGTCAGCACAGACCTGGttagcacaggaactaaggcctgataaggcTTGCCTGGCGCCAacagaggaggctggaccccgctgagagaagctccagcaggaacaaagaccaggaaagaaatttcaaagagaaCCACCCACTCCCAACTCTATCCACAAACAAAGGACTCTGACCTAGCTAGGAATCCCCACGTGGGGGCAAGTTGGAAAAATCCTACAAAACCCACCTTGAGCAAAGaggggtgcgcatatgctgcccaagcccatgtgctgcttgtgcccacgtagCCGAGCATAGAttttgcctgagcacatgtgttgcccgcatatcacttcttgagatgtgtactggggctctctccgcctttgGAGATGCCTGATGCCTGTGTTCTtgcttgagcacattactctcccactttctctccctcctttccacttcctaaaaccctccaaataaaatctgctcttacttcactgcttatctattcctgaaattcttttctgcaagacaGGACAAAGTACCTGGAAACCTTGGGTCAGGCCTAGGACTGACCTTCCTTTCCTGCacagagcaattcctcactccagcctgagtccgtggctccccaaGGACTTTTGTGGTAGGGATCAACTCCTGTGCCGGAGAGACATCAGGAGTGGCTTGAGAGCCACCTGGTGAggctggcggggctctggccTAGGCCCTGCAGGGACCCATTGCAGGCTTTATCAGTCTTAGCCTTCTAAGCTGGTCCCAAGttggcagaggcagattgggagacagtaagcatctctctcctccccacctcacataagccactcaTGGGGACCCACCGACTTCATTCTTGGCAAACCAGCCAGGAGCCTGCAGTGAAGAATCTCACGGGGAAGGAGATAGTCCCAACTTCACTGGCAGTagtcaggggaccacacgggataccatagatcaaacctgggtcagctacgtgcaaggctaGGACCCTccctgccatactatcactctgacccctcccGAGTGTGTTTTGAAAACTtcagctgggggccaggaggcagGATATCAATGGGGACACAAGGCTAGTATTGCACCTGCCCTGGTAATTAGTGGGACCACATGGACCCTGAGTATTGTCGGGTGCAGCCTGCAGGCctgtgagcacagtcaggagagtCTTTGATGgccccaacaccacatcctcaggcctttgcATTGAACCACGGGCCCAACTCAGGAGAGAGGTGCCcagatctcccaagcaccacttagGAGCTCCTGAGCCTCAAGGAAAGAATTTCTgtgggcgctggagcaatagcacagtggaaaggacgcttgccttgcatgcggctgacctgggctcaacatcctatatggtccctggagcccgccagcaatgatccctgaatgcagagcctggattcacccttgagcaccaccggctaCAGCTCAAaacacaaccaaacaaacaacaggaATAACCTCAGTGGGTCAAAGGGTTGTTTCAACTGAGTGATGGCCTTCATCTCCCCTAACCCAGCATAAGCaaagcccctgcccctgccccccaagaaACCACTTACATAGgctgtgttggggtgggggtatgcCGAAGCTGAAATGGCAGGACTCTGTGAAGGAGATCAGGAGATTCAGGGGGGTGAGCACACACATGCGGGCGCACGCCTCGGCCCCTGGGAGCCCGCTCACCGTCATTTTAGTGTCAGCTCCGTggcccacccctgctccccacaggcAGCCTCCCCCAAGCCCAGACCCCGCCCCCTCTGTTTGCTCTGGTGGGAGGAAGAGATACCAAGTCCTGTGACCCACTGTGAGAGCCTGGGGCTGCTCCTCGGGATACAGGAACGCAGTGGACCTGGGGCCTGCTGGGGGGCTAGTGGGTAGGCCGGGCTGGCCCAGAACTTCTGCCATCCCAGGCAAAGTGGGTGCTTAAGTAGCCTTAAGCtgcggctccagccccaggtgactCCCCTCCTCCTCGCTAaactgctttcttccttcctctagGACAACACAGCTCAGCACTTGGTAAAGGGAAGGTGGTCAGATCTTTGGGACTCACCGGATACCTCTGGTTCGGGACGCTGAATTCCTTGCGGATGAATATTTGAGtctagaaaaaaagaagcaatgggctcatcttatttgttttgggtccacccccgtggtactcagggagcagtcccggcagtgctcaggggaccatagagggtgccagaGCTAGGACCtggggccggccatgtgcaaggcaaacactttccatgggactgtggctctggccccgaAACAGCGGGTTTCAAGAAACAGTCACCTGGTGCCAGGGGGCACCACCGAACACAGTGCTCTGAGGCTGGGATCTAGAGCCAAGCTGAGCCCTGAGCCGTCCCTGCGTGGGCTGTTGCGGGCGTTTCTTTCCGGAAGCACCACGACTGTGCCTGAAATCTGTGTCATGTGGCTGCAGGCCCCGCCTTCCTCTAGGCCTGGCCTAGCTGTAAAGGGAAGCGTGAGGGTCTCCTTCCTGGGAACAGCCCACAGCAGAGCGGAGACCAGGGGCGTCTGCTCCAGCTGGCTCCTAAGAGCTCGGGGCTCGGCAGAGGAGCCCCTCAAGGCCGCAGCTCCCCACGGGAGAGGCGTGCGGCTGGCCCTGCCTCCTCTCTCTAAGCCAAGGAAAAGGCCCTCTGAAGAGATGCAAAGACACTTACCACAGGAGGTGCACTGGCCACATTCTGCCCAGCTGGGTGCTGCAGGGGATAAGAGCATCCGTGAGTGGGCACAGGGGAGCCGCCTCAGAAACAAGGAGAAATATGGCCcacctccctacacacacacactctgtcctGTCCCCAGCACACCCTTCCATGTGGGTGGCACCCAGGCCGTCCCCGGGACACGCAGACTGTGAAAGGGGGTGGCGTCCCCACGGCTCCTTCTGAGGGGACAGTGGCACCTGCCGTCCTGAGTGCTCGGCAGAGGCCGGCCTCCCTCCCAGGGCCATTTGCTTCGGGAAGGTGGAGGCTGGCAGTGACGGCGGCCAGCTTTGGTGTCAGCACGGCCCCTGGCAGCCTCCTGAGCATCGGCCACATGCAGCCAGTGATGCGATCCCCGCTCTGAGCGTCCCCGCCCGGCCAGGGCCAGGTGGCTGGAGAGCACCTGAAGCCAGTGTGACGGGTGCAGGCGCCTGTCTACACTGTGGCTGGCCGGGCAGGCTGTGGAGAAACTCCCcgtctgtccctctggcccccactGCTGTCCCTTTCTTGTCCCCCACCTAAAGACTGGGGAGGGCTGGTACCACTTCCACTGGCTGCCCCAGCCACAGCCGACACCCATGAAAATGAACAAGCTCACCCCGGCCCCTGGTTctggggaaggaggaagtggggggtgggggtgggagcgggcagacacagacacacagtgatGACAGGACGTGGTGACCAGCACGAGGTCTGTGGGGACCTGGAGGTGGCTGGGGAGCACCCTGGCAGGCAGGGGTGCTAGTGTGGGGAACTGACATTAGACACAGCGCTGAAGGGGGTGCAGACAGCATGGGGGGTGCTCAGCGACGGACAACAGCCTGGGTGACAGTGGGGCtcctgtgggtgctggggtgggggctagtTTAGAAGGACGTGGGCCCTTGAATCAGGAAGGGGGTGACCCTGGCCGTGAGTCCCTGTGGCAGGGGTGCATGAGGCTGGGGAGCCCCTCTGGTGTCTGGAGCTGAGAGTGGTTcctggggggtgctgggctggggtaGGGGGGCATCCAGGCTCAGTTCTGGGTGGGCACCAGGGGTCTCCAGGCCTCTGGGGGCTCTGTCCTTACTGCGTGTCAGCCCCCCGCCCAGGCTCCATGTTTCACTCACTCGTGGTCTGTGCCCCTTGGGCTTGGGCGGGCCACGGGGACGCTGGGAGAACTGCGCCTGGGAGAAGGCCTGGGGGGGATTCTGTCAAGACAAAAGCAGCACGGTGAGGAGAAGGCACGGGGGAGTTCGGGCACAGCCGGGAGCAGAGGCGGGCAAGGGAAGAGGGCACACAACAGCCAGGGGCAGAGGACACATGCAAGCGAGGACAGAGGGcacacagtgggtaagggcagAGGGCACATGTGGGTGAGGGCAGAGGGCACACAGTGGGTGAGGGCAGAGGGCACACGATGACAGGAGCAGGGTCTCCGCTGGTAGCCGCTGGGCAGAGGCGGCAGGGTTAGGCAGGCGGGAAACTGGGATGGAGGTGCCCCATGCCCGTCTGCTGAGAGGCTGCAGGTGCGTCTGTTTCGGGAACACGCTTCAGCACAGCAGCCTGTGTCCTGTGGAAATGGGGGCCCAGTACACCCCCATCTTTCCTGTTCCACAAAATGCCAGAAATCCAGTTCAGATGGGGTTTGTGGGTggtctcctgcctctctctctctgcctgtctctctctgtctctgtctctgtctttgtctctttctctctctctctctctctctctctctctctctctctctctctctctctttctctctccttcccacagttttttttctttttggaccacaactggttgtgctcaggagttactcctagctctgtgctcaggaatcagtcagaggaccagatgggttgctggggattggtcctaggttggttgtgtgcaaggcaagcaccttaacgtctgtactatctctctggccctttttgtcctctttctagaaaaaaaagaaaaccattgaCATCCCCCTGAACTAAAGAGGGCACACACAGGAAGTGTCCTCCAATTGGACTGAGGGTCCTCACGACCCCCTGCCCCGGGTCCTTTTGATACCCTGCCCCTACCATTAGCCATGTTTGGGAAGTGGCCTGACGTTTCCCAAGATGGGAATGGGTGCCTGGCGCACCCTCCTGGGCTCTCCGGAGTCGCCAGCCCCCTGGCTGCATTGGAACCGGTGaggatcagagagacagagagcgagccTGGGGTCTGGGGATGAGCCacagggaggaggagatggaggagctCGAGGCATGACCCCAGGGTAGCGGGTGTCAGGGCAACCTTACCTCAAAGTTGACATAGGACAGTTGCACATCACCGGCCACAGCGATGGTGTCAACCAGGTGGAAGGGCACACGGTGTGAGTACTGGGTGAAGAAGTTCCCGTTCACGTTCACCTGTGGGCGAGTGCCGAGTGCTGGAGTGGGGAcccgggccggggcaggggcagccctgagcccctgGACCTTTGGTTCTAGGAGTGATCACGTGCCTCTGCTTTCCACAGGGCTGGCGGCACCCGgcactctaggatcactcctggggttggACCCCTTCTCCTGCTCCAGGGACACATTTAGAGGGGGCtgacgggggggagggggctgatagcacagcaggtaggcaacTGCCCTTACTTACACGCccctgaccaaggttcaatccctggcatcccatatggtgcccaagccTGCCACAAATGattgctgagttcagagccagatgtaaaccctgggcactgccaggtgtggccccaaaaccaaaaaattaaaaattaattatgtacATTTAAATATACAGAGGCCTCTAGAGGGCCCCAGCAAGGGGCTGGTGCAGACCCAGTCTCCCACCCTCCTACGACTCCACTCCACGGCGTGATGCTCACTGCAAAAGTGtcttttgttggttggttttagtTTAGgagtcacaccccgtgatgcacagggataattcctggctctgtgttcaggggtcactcctggcagtgcttgggggatcttagGAGTGcgagggattggacccaggtcattCACCTGCAAGGtgagtactatctctccagtgcttgGCTTGTCCCCCCCGAGCATGTGTGGGGCCCGGACGAGGCTGCAATAATGGATGTGTGGGTAGATGTGGATGTGTTTCCCGCGAGCAAGAGGACAGACCTGATGTAGCAAAGGGGTGTAGTCAAGAGGCATTTCAAAGACCCCGGGGGCCCCCAAAGCAATGTGCCAACTGACAGGTTCTCATTTTCTAAGTCAAAACAAccatcaaggggccagagagatattacagggggaggccacttgccttgcacgtggctgaccagggttcaatccggacaccccatatggtcctctgagccccaacaggagtgatccttgagcacagagccagcagaagGCCTGCATATAATGAaggtggccaaaaaccaaacaaacgagCATCTTTGGTGCCTACAGATGCCAGTTAaggtttataaaaacaaaacaaaactgtagccctcccccaccccccacacaagATGTTGCTGAGCAGTGGGTGGTTGGGATGGATCGTCTTTGGcggcagggggctgggagggcagccGGGTGGCAGGGAGGAGCGTCCTACTCACATTGAACCCTGAACTCTGTACCAGGATGCACAGCTCGAAGGCACTACCCCTGGAGAAGGGAATATTCATCTTCCTCTCCTCgggtccccagcagccattctgCTTCGTGTTGCAGACCACGAGCCCGTCTCTAAAGCGAGGGTTGAAGTGGAAGGCCACGTCATCGCCGCTGCTGCCCTTCTGAAGGTTCACGTGGAACCTGGGACGGAAGACGTGAGTGAGCACTGGGCAGCAACCGGGGAGAAGGGAACGGGGGAGCTCCACACCCTCTAGTTCTGCCTGGAGACTCGCAGGCGACCCGCCTGACCCACTCATTCGTCCCCTAGATTTGCACCGAGGGTTTTTATACAACTCCTGAACTTTGCCCTTCTGGTATCATTTTCTCAAACAATGCTGAAAATGAGTAATGAAAAATGTGGATATGCCAGCAACAAGAAACACAGTCTGGGGGTGGCCACGCTCGTGacaatgccctgcccgctgtcctgttTCCCGGCCCCGGGAAACATAGGTATCAAGAACTAACGACTGAAGTGTGACTCTGGGATCGGAAAATCCAAGACCGCAGGCCCCTAGGAAGGTGGGGTGGTGCCGTGGATTTCTTGGGGACCTCTCCCCTCTGCGCCCCCTACCCAGCTTCACCGGGCTGGGGACAAGCTCAGTCTCTTTGGCAGGAGGGGAGTGAAATCCCGGGCCAGGGTGCgggcagaggaggaaaggagTAAAGTTCCAAGTGGGCTGGGACTCTCCGGCTGACTGTTTAGGGGAAAACCCAAGGGGCTCGATTCCTTCTGCATTTCCTGGGGGCTATGCAGGGTTCTCGGTAAGGTCCCACAGCAAGACCCCTGGTGGAAAAGTCTAGGAGCAAGATAGTGGTCTAAAATCAAGATGTGAGTTGCGCTAGGCCTGGGCCAGGGAGTGGTGTGAAGGGAAAGTTCCAGGCCCTCCCTGGGCTACAGGATTGCAGTAGCAGTGGcgggggtggcggtggggtggggggagcagaaaCGGGGCGGGATTGGTGGGTGGCAGAAATCAGATAGGCTAAGAGAGGGGTCCACATGCATGGAGGTGTTTCCAGGCTCCGCAGGCTTCAGCAATCTGCGCGATGTGGAACTCCCCAAACCCAGCAGGATTCGATCCCATTACATCCCTCTCCATGGACCTCAGCCCAAGTCAGCCTGACTGAGCCTCAGAGTGTTGGCAGCTCTGAGAAGGTCAAGTTCCCATCTGAGCCCTCAGCCCCTGGGgatggaggggagatgggaatggagggagtgatgcagaacatttatgttttgtttgtgatTGGCTGGTCTGGATTGCTTTTGGGGCCagacgtggtggtgctcaggggtcctggctctgcactcaggggtcactcctggaaagacttggggaagcatatgtgtggtcccggggattgaacctgggccgcttgcatgcaaggcatgtctcctacttgctgtactacctctgaGAGGTAGAGAAGCAACAGCAGCACCATGACAGTCTCAGTAAAGGAGCTAGAAGAAGCTAGGCCTAGGTTTTGGTCCCAGAATTCCTGAAATTGAGTGCAGGT
This region includes:
- the LGALS9 gene encoding galectin-9 isoform X1, encoding MACRGAQSPYLSPAVPFQGFIQGGLRDGLKIIINGHVPSFGENRFHVNLQKGSSGDDVAFHFNPRFRDGLVVCNTKQNGCWGPEERKMNIPFSRGSAFELCILVQSSGFNVNVNGNFFTQYSHRVPFHLVDTIAVAGDVQLSYVNFEHPAGQNVASAPPVTQIFIRKEFSVPNQRYPSPAISASAYPHPNTAYPLPYFTSISGGLFPSKSIIISGTVSPNANSFYINLRSGNDIAFHLNPRLYENSVVRNTQMYNSWGMEERSLPGTMPFARGRSFQVWILCETHCLKVAVDGQHLFEYKHRLTNLPGINNLEVGGDVQLNHVHT
- the LGALS9 gene encoding galectin-9 isoform X2, with the protein product MACRGAQSPYLSPAVPFQGFIQGGLRDGLKIIINGHVPSFGENRFHVNLQKGSSGDDVAFHFNPRFRDGLVVCNTKQNGCWGPEERKMNIPFSRGSAFELCILVQSSGFNVNVNGNFFTQYSHRVPFHLVDTIAVAGDVQLSYVNFETQIFIRKEFSVPNQRYPSPAISASAYPHPNTAYPLPYFTSISGGLFPSKSIIISGTVSPNANSFYINLRSGNDIAFHLNPRLYENSVVRNTQMYNSWGMEERSLPGTMPFARGRSFQVWILCETHCLKVAVDGQHLFEYKHRLTNLPGINNLEVGGDVQLNHVHT